Genomic window (Ureibacillus composti):
CCCCACCTAAGTAACTCATTGTAACGATTGAACCACCTTCAGTCATGAACGGACGTGCAGCGTTAGCAACTGCTACTAGTGAATAGGCACTTGTATCTTGAGCGAAGGCATATCCATCGCGACTTGTTTCAACAAAGCGATTTTTTAAGTCTTCCGCATGGGCAAAGGCAACAGAATGGACAATACCGTGAATAACACCAAACTGTTCTCCGATTTGTTGGAAAGCACTTGTAATGCTTTCATCACTATTTACGTCACATTGAATAACAGCTGTATTGTACTCTGTGTAATCAGCTAATACTTTATCAAGCTTACTTTTTGAGCGGTCTTTTCGATAAGTAAAAATCACGTTTGCTCCTGCTTCAAGAAGTCTTTTTGCGATTCCCCACGCGATACTACGTTCATTTGCAACGCCCATCACAACGATATTTTTATCTTTAATTTGTAATAAATCCATATAGTATTCCCCTTTACATGAAAATTATATCAGTTATTAGTACCAACTACTAAGATTGAGTTTAACAGTTCATAACAAAAAAATCAACAGATTCCAGGATACCTTGACAAAGTATATTGTATTACAATATACTGATGATAGCTAATTTGTTTTACAAGGTACCACTCCTATGATCAACTAACTTGTATTGCATGATAGAGAGGTGAATATGTGTCTTTACGTAGTCAATTACTAAAAGGAATATTAGATGGTTGTGTATTAGCCATTATTGAAAAGCAAGAAGTATATGGGTATGAACTATCAAAAAAATTACAGCAAGAGGGTCTTAGAGATGTTAGTGAAGGAACCATTTACCCGGTGTTATTGAGATTACAGAAAAATAAATGGATTGTTGGAAAGATGCGTCCTTCTGAATCGGGTCCCAACCGAAAATATTATTCGCTCACCGATGAAGGGGTAAAAGCACTTAATGAAATTAGAAATGAATGGGAATTGCTTTCGAAACCCATCTCACATATATTAAGGAGGGAATGATATGTCGCTAACTGTAAAAGATATCGTTCGACAAAATAATGAAAAGCGTAAATTGCTTACTCTAGAGAACGAAATCTATTATGAAAACATGCTGGTTTATATTCGAACAAATGCATTTCGAGATGAAAAAGCAACAGAAGAAGTGTTGTTGGAAATGTTGGATCATTTACTAGATGCACAAGCAGAAGGGAAAACTGCCGAAGAGGTCTTTGGTAAATCCCCGAAAGAATTGGCT
Coding sequences:
- the fabI gene encoding enoyl-ACP reductase FabI; the protein is MDLLQIKDKNIVVMGVANERSIAWGIAKRLLEAGANVIFTYRKDRSKSKLDKVLADYTEYNTAVIQCDVNSDESITSAFQQIGEQFGVIHGIVHSVAFAHAEDLKNRFVETSRDGYAFAQDTSAYSLVAVANAARPFMTEGGSIVTMSYLGGDRVLEGYNVMGVAKAALEASVRYLAADLGAEGIRVNAISAGAIRTLAAKGVPSFNTMLHKIEESSPLKRNVTQEEVADMTLVMLSKLSSGVTGETIFVDSGYHIMG
- a CDS encoding PadR family transcriptional regulator, giving the protein MSLRSQLLKGILDGCVLAIIEKQEVYGYELSKKLQQEGLRDVSEGTIYPVLLRLQKNKWIVGKMRPSESGPNRKYYSLTDEGVKALNEIRNEWELLSKPISHILRRE